In a genomic window of Nodosilinea sp. PGN35:
- a CDS encoding 5-(carboxyamino)imidazole ribonucleotide synthase, with amino-acid sequence MDQASPRSIQRVGVIGGGQLAWMMGPAAQKLGLELVVQTPQSTDPAVAIAAATVLAPVADAAATASLATQCDVITFENEFIDCGGLQTLAQQGTVFRPSLEVLALVLDKRHQREFFERIGLPNPRYTWLEGDESEAELAARAEAIGYPLVMKTRRLGYDGYGTAVVQDAAQLGTTWHRLNHAPVLLEEFVPFQQELAIMVARSARGDVAVYPTVETQQVDQICRRVLAPARVRAAVASRLEGIARTLAEELELVGIVGIECFLTAGDRVLVNEIAPRTHNSGHYTLDACATSQFEQQLRAVGDRPLGPTALTCPQAVMVNLLGLDESDASHHRKLERLKQQPRATLYWYNKAIRPGRKLGHLTLRLDAGAEPRDAAAAIEAIWYGEVTPEEA; translated from the coding sequence ATGGATCAGGCATCCCCCCGGTCAATTCAGCGAGTCGGCGTCATCGGCGGTGGGCAGCTCGCCTGGATGATGGGGCCAGCGGCCCAGAAGCTGGGTCTAGAGCTGGTGGTACAGACGCCCCAGAGCACCGATCCGGCGGTGGCGATCGCCGCTGCCACCGTGCTGGCTCCCGTCGCTGATGCTGCCGCCACCGCATCCCTCGCCACCCAGTGCGACGTGATTACCTTCGAAAATGAGTTTATCGACTGTGGAGGACTCCAGACGCTGGCCCAGCAGGGCACGGTCTTTCGCCCCAGCCTAGAGGTGCTGGCCCTGGTGCTTGACAAGCGCCACCAGCGAGAATTTTTTGAGCGCATTGGCCTGCCCAACCCCCGCTACACCTGGCTGGAGGGCGACGAAAGTGAGGCCGAACTCGCCGCCAGGGCCGAGGCCATCGGCTACCCTCTGGTGATGAAAACCCGTCGCCTGGGCTACGACGGCTACGGCACCGCAGTCGTGCAAGACGCCGCTCAGCTCGGCACCACCTGGCACCGGCTTAACCACGCCCCGGTGCTGCTAGAAGAATTTGTGCCCTTCCAGCAGGAGCTGGCCATCATGGTAGCCCGCTCCGCCCGGGGCGATGTTGCGGTGTACCCCACCGTCGAGACCCAGCAGGTGGATCAGATCTGCCGCCGCGTCTTGGCCCCGGCCAGGGTGCGGGCCGCCGTCGCCAGCCGTCTGGAGGGCATCGCCCGCACCCTGGCCGAGGAGCTTGAGCTGGTGGGCATTGTGGGCATCGAGTGCTTTCTCACCGCTGGCGATCGGGTGCTGGTCAATGAAATTGCCCCCCGCACCCACAATTCAGGCCACTACACCCTAGATGCCTGCGCCACCTCCCAGTTTGAGCAGCAGCTGCGGGCCGTGGGCGATCGCCCCCTCGGCCCCACCGCCCTCACCTGCCCCCAGGCCGTCATGGTCAACCTGCTGGGGCTAGACGAGTCTGACGCCAGCCACCACCGCAAGCTAGAACGGCTCAAACAACAGCCTCGGGCCACCCTCTACTGGTACAACAAAGCCATTCGTCCGGGCCGCAAGCTGGGACACCTAACCCTGCGGCTTGACGCTGGGGCAGAACCCAGGGATGCCGCCGCTGCGATCGAGGCCATCTGGTACGGCGAGGTCACCCCCGAAGAGGCTTAA
- a CDS encoding glycosyltransferase family 4 protein, giving the protein MKWAIAAPFFDVDNIDTANWLEPFVPGSAHEFQLIPRQKPLPKWHDRKSKFTTLDEWLIYMRQATDALNSDADGIITVFPQVASAVGLQQKLRLSHKPMVAWLFNVGTCRAGLRRKLAQVSLSQVDHFVVHTRKEIELYSRWLGLPADRFEFVPYQVPDIAVEYEEDHQTPFIASLGSAHRDFSTLFDAVQTLNLKTVVATGENAVAGVAVPEQVELPFGISKAECLRLAQQARLNIVPLQPKEGVTAAGQVTLVEAMMMGRPLIATNYYGAADYIIHGETGWLVEPNCRDSMVEAIDLLWNDHALRQRIGENARAYALEHFSDPCAGRHLERVLTKVSCTRKPLGDTALQWAK; this is encoded by the coding sequence ATGAAATGGGCGATCGCTGCACCATTTTTTGATGTTGACAATATTGACACTGCTAACTGGTTAGAGCCCTTTGTGCCGGGCAGTGCTCACGAATTTCAGCTGATTCCACGTCAAAAACCCCTGCCAAAATGGCACGATCGAAAATCTAAATTTACGACCCTTGACGAATGGCTGATCTACATGAGGCAGGCGACCGATGCCCTCAACTCAGACGCCGACGGCATTATTACCGTATTTCCCCAGGTGGCCTCGGCTGTGGGTCTACAGCAAAAGCTGAGGCTTTCCCACAAGCCGATGGTGGCATGGCTGTTTAATGTGGGTACCTGTAGAGCTGGCCTGCGACGAAAGCTAGCCCAGGTGAGCCTCAGCCAGGTCGATCATTTTGTGGTGCACACGCGCAAAGAAATTGAACTCTACAGTCGGTGGCTGGGGCTACCTGCCGATCGCTTTGAGTTTGTGCCCTACCAGGTACCCGATATTGCTGTCGAGTACGAAGAAGACCATCAAACTCCGTTTATTGCTTCCCTTGGGTCAGCCCATCGCGATTTTTCGACTCTCTTTGACGCCGTTCAAACGCTCAACCTCAAAACTGTGGTGGCGACCGGCGAAAATGCCGTGGCGGGTGTTGCCGTCCCCGAGCAGGTTGAACTGCCCTTTGGCATCAGTAAGGCTGAATGTCTGCGCCTGGCTCAGCAGGCCAGACTAAATATTGTGCCGCTCCAGCCAAAGGAGGGGGTGACGGCAGCCGGGCAGGTCACCCTGGTGGAGGCGATGATGATGGGGCGTCCGCTCATTGCCACCAACTACTACGGGGCCGCAGACTACATCATCCACGGCGAAACGGGGTGGTTGGTGGAGCCCAACTGCCGCGACAGCATGGTTGAGGCGATCGATCTGCTGTGGAACGATCACGCCCTGCGTCAGCGGATTGGCGAAAACGCGCGCGCCTACGCCCTGGAGCATTTTTCTGATCCCTGTGCGGGACGGCATCTAGAGCGGGTTTTGACTAAGGTAAGCTGCACCAGAAAGCCCTTGGGGGATACGGCGTTGCAGTGGGCTAAATAA
- a CDS encoding bifunctional (p)ppGpp synthetase/guanosine-3',5'-bis(diphosphate) 3'-pyrophosphohydrolase: protein MTATVHPPLPDDCTLPGWLETCVLTHHDDSHDDPAHDPEDKSNNLLVCQAFEFAYTLHKGQYRASGEPYICHPIAVAGLLRDLGGDSAMIASGFLHDIVEDTDITPEELESHFGDEVRQLVEGVTKLSKFNFESKTERQAENFRRMFLAMAQDIRVIVVKLADRLHNMRTLEHLSDEKRRRIARETMEIFAPLANRLGIGRFKWELEDLSFKYLEPDAYRQMQRHITEKRADREARLVQVAETLRQRMHQSEIQVVDVSSRPKHLYGIYRKMERQQKDFSEIYDIAAIRLIVGTNEECYRALAIAHDAFRPIPGRFKDYIGLPKPNRYQSLHTVVIGPKGKPIEVQIRTLEMHHIAEYGIAAHWKYKETGASTNTRINADDEKFTWLRQLLEWQNDLKDAKEFLENVKGNLFDEDVYVFTPDGDVVPLSRGATPVDFAYRIHTEVGNHCAGARVNGRIVTLDTPLENGDIVEIITQKNSHPSLDWLNFVVTPSARNRIRQWYKRSHRDENIARGRDMLEKELGRSGFDALLKSEPAQMAAERCNYQSVDDFLAGLGYGEVTLNSFVNRLREAIKAKQPLEALSSESSLQDSNQFLAGAVASPHRHRPAPSKDPILGIEGLVHHIAGCCNPLPGEPIMGSVSLGSRGIAIHRQGCPNLADIPGDRIIPVSWNGGDHNGTRQTYPVEVRIEVIDRVGVLKDILSHLSDLQINVHKAQVKTFPGQTAEIDLGLDVKDHAHLEQTFGQIRKMTDVLQIRRMGQGG from the coding sequence ATGACTGCAACAGTTCATCCTCCCCTCCCCGATGACTGCACCCTGCCCGGTTGGCTCGAAACCTGCGTGCTGACCCACCACGATGACAGTCATGATGACCCTGCCCACGACCCCGAAGACAAGTCCAACAACCTGCTGGTGTGCCAGGCCTTTGAGTTTGCCTACACCCTGCACAAGGGCCAGTACCGCGCCTCGGGGGAGCCCTACATCTGCCACCCCATCGCCGTAGCCGGGCTGCTGCGTGACCTGGGCGGCGACAGCGCCATGATTGCCTCGGGCTTTCTCCACGACATTGTCGAAGACACCGACATCACCCCCGAGGAGCTGGAGAGCCACTTCGGCGACGAGGTACGGCAGCTGGTGGAAGGGGTCACCAAGCTGTCGAAGTTCAATTTCGAGAGCAAAACCGAGCGCCAGGCCGAAAACTTTCGCCGCATGTTCCTGGCCATGGCCCAGGACATTCGCGTGATTGTGGTGAAGCTGGCCGATCGCCTCCACAACATGCGCACCCTGGAGCACCTCAGCGACGAAAAACGCCGCCGCATCGCCCGCGAAACCATGGAGATCTTTGCGCCCTTGGCCAACCGGCTGGGAATCGGGCGCTTTAAGTGGGAGCTAGAAGATCTCTCCTTTAAATATCTAGAACCAGATGCCTACCGGCAGATGCAGCGCCACATCACCGAAAAGCGGGCCGACCGCGAGGCACGGCTGGTGCAGGTGGCCGAAACCCTGCGCCAGCGCATGCACCAGTCCGAGATTCAGGTGGTCGATGTCAGCAGTCGCCCCAAGCACCTGTACGGTATCTACCGCAAAATGGAGCGGCAGCAAAAAGACTTCAGCGAAATCTACGACATCGCCGCCATTCGCCTGATCGTGGGCACCAACGAGGAGTGCTACCGCGCCCTGGCCATTGCCCACGACGCCTTTCGCCCCATTCCCGGTCGGTTTAAAGACTACATTGGCCTGCCCAAGCCCAACCGCTACCAGTCGCTACACACGGTGGTAATTGGCCCCAAGGGCAAGCCCATTGAGGTGCAGATTCGCACCCTGGAGATGCACCACATCGCCGAGTATGGTATCGCCGCCCATTGGAAGTACAAAGAAACCGGCGCATCGACCAACACCCGCATCAACGCCGACGACGAAAAGTTCACCTGGCTCCGGCAGCTTTTAGAGTGGCAAAACGACCTCAAAGACGCCAAAGAATTTCTCGAAAACGTCAAGGGCAACCTGTTTGACGAAGATGTCTACGTCTTCACCCCCGACGGCGACGTGGTGCCCCTCAGCCGGGGGGCCACGCCGGTCGATTTTGCCTACCGCATTCACACCGAGGTAGGCAACCACTGCGCCGGAGCCCGGGTGAATGGCCGCATCGTCACCCTCGACACGCCGTTAGAAAATGGCGACATCGTCGAAATCATCACCCAGAAAAACAGCCACCCCAGCCTCGACTGGCTCAACTTTGTCGTTACCCCCAGCGCCCGCAACCGCATACGCCAGTGGTATAAGCGATCGCACCGCGACGAAAACATTGCCCGAGGCCGCGACATGCTCGAAAAAGAGCTGGGCCGCAGCGGCTTTGACGCCCTGCTCAAGTCTGAACCCGCCCAGATGGCCGCTGAGCGCTGCAACTACCAGAGCGTTGACGACTTTCTGGCGGGGCTGGGCTACGGCGAGGTGACGCTCAACTCCTTCGTCAACCGCCTGCGGGAGGCGATCAAGGCCAAGCAGCCCCTGGAGGCGCTGTCCTCCGAGTCGTCGCTGCAAGACTCCAATCAGTTTTTAGCCGGGGCCGTCGCCAGCCCCCACCGCCACCGCCCGGCCCCTTCTAAAGACCCAATTTTGGGCATCGAGGGGCTGGTGCACCACATTGCGGGCTGCTGTAACCCGCTGCCCGGCGAGCCGATTATGGGCAGCGTGTCCCTGGGCAGCCGGGGCATTGCCATCCACCGCCAGGGGTGCCCCAACCTGGCGGATATTCCGGGCGATCGCATCATCCCCGTCAGCTGGAACGGCGGCGACCACAACGGCACCCGCCAGACCTACCCGGTGGAGGTGCGCATCGAGGTGATCGACCGCGTCGGCGTGCTCAAAGACATTCTCTCTCACCTGTCCGATCTGCAAATCAACGTCCACAAGGCCCAGGTTAAAACCTTCCCCGGCCAAACCGCCGAGATTGACCTGGGGCTCGACGTCAAAGATCACGCCCACCTTGAGCAGACCTTTGGGCAAATTCGCAAAATGACCGACGTGCTCCAGATTCGCCGCATGGGCCAGGGGGGCTAG
- the patD gene encoding heterocyst frequency control protein PatD, with the protein MINALSNLRSHLHDLESLGRSANPDGGRLQAQFLIAQQHFQHQLLPLGDELPSTQPVLTEINRTLRLLAMDVAFLQAARQSTTTQQRQRLLGAKVQQLLGFCAALERAIADAP; encoded by the coding sequence ATGATAAATGCCCTGTCAAATCTGCGATCGCACCTGCACGACCTGGAGAGCCTGGGGCGATCGGCCAACCCTGACGGTGGTCGGCTACAGGCCCAGTTTTTGATCGCTCAGCAGCACTTTCAGCACCAGCTTTTGCCCCTGGGTGACGAGCTACCCAGCACCCAGCCGGTGCTGACTGAGATCAACCGCACCCTGCGCCTGCTGGCCATGGATGTGGCCTTTTTGCAGGCGGCCCGCCAATCGACCACCACCCAGCAGCGCCAGCGCCTGCTGGGGGCAAAAGTTCAGCAGCTGCTGGGCTTTTGCGCGGCCCTGGAGCGGGCGATCGCCGACGCGCCCTAA
- a CDS encoding ABC transporter ATP-binding protein, translating to MPDSLLTLENFSVTYPGQAERAVDGVSLELAAGEKLGLVGESGCGKSTLGRAALRLLPRGTALQGRVWFKGESVLDFGPQRLRRFRGEAIALVFQDPMTRLNPLMTIGDHCTETLRAHRPEVSAAAARERAIAVLEKVNISASRFGQYPHEFSGGMRQRVAIALAMILEPQLIVADEPTTSLDVTVSAQILDELTRLCDELGTALVLISHDLSLVAEYCDRVAVMYQGRMVEEGAAATVLQHPQDGYTRSLVESALRMQQAEGLAYTAAPAAPLLRLIDLKQHYTLEASPIARLLGGQASKVIKAVDGVSLEIYPGEVVGLVGESGCGKSTLSRTILQLVKPTAGRVEFDGTELTALSRRAMRQQRRQLQMVFQDPHACLNPMMTVGKSVADPLLIHGLATVAEAEKQAHAMLARVSLTPTADYFNRFPGDLSGGQQQRVAIARALITHPKLVICDEPVSMLDATVQTQVLELMIALKQEFDLTYLFITHDLWVARFMCDRIAVMQQGKIVELAATKTLFESPQHPYTQTLLRSVSVLAKGT from the coding sequence ATGCCCGACTCGCTGCTCACCCTCGAAAATTTCTCGGTCACCTACCCCGGTCAGGCTGAGCGGGCGGTGGATGGCGTTTCGCTAGAGCTGGCGGCGGGGGAAAAGCTGGGCCTGGTGGGGGAGAGCGGCTGCGGCAAGAGCACCCTGGGGCGGGCGGCGCTGCGGTTGCTGCCCAGGGGCACAGCGCTCCAGGGGCGGGTGTGGTTTAAGGGCGAGTCGGTGCTCGACTTTGGCCCCCAGCGGCTGCGCCGGTTTCGGGGCGAGGCGATCGCCCTGGTGTTTCAAGACCCGATGACGCGGCTCAACCCGCTGATGACCATTGGCGACCACTGCACCGAAACCCTGCGCGCCCACCGCCCGGAGGTATCGGCGGCGGCGGCCAGGGAGCGGGCGATCGCCGTGCTCGAAAAGGTAAACATCTCCGCCAGCCGGTTTGGCCAGTACCCCCACGAGTTTAGCGGCGGCATGCGCCAGCGGGTAGCGATCGCCCTGGCGATGATTTTAGAGCCCCAGCTGATCGTGGCCGACGAGCCCACCACCAGCCTGGATGTGACGGTGTCGGCTCAGATTCTCGACGAGCTGACGCGGCTGTGCGACGAGCTGGGCACGGCCCTGGTGCTGATCTCCCACGATCTGTCGCTGGTGGCGGAGTACTGCGATCGCGTGGCGGTCATGTACCAGGGCCGGATGGTGGAGGAGGGTGCGGCGGCCACGGTGTTGCAACACCCCCAGGACGGCTACACGCGATCGCTGGTGGAGTCTGCCCTGCGGATGCAGCAGGCCGAGGGGCTGGCCTACACCGCTGCCCCTGCCGCGCCTCTGCTGCGGCTGATTGACCTCAAACAGCACTACACCCTGGAGGCCAGCCCGATTGCCCGACTGCTGGGCGGTCAGGCGTCGAAGGTGATTAAGGCGGTAGACGGGGTATCGCTGGAAATTTACCCCGGCGAGGTGGTGGGGCTGGTGGGCGAGTCGGGCTGCGGCAAGAGCACCCTGTCGCGCACCATTTTGCAGCTGGTGAAGCCCACCGCAGGCCGGGTCGAGTTTGACGGCACCGAGCTTACTGCGCTGTCGCGCCGGGCCATGCGCCAGCAGCGGCGGCAGCTGCAAATGGTGTTTCAAGACCCCCACGCCTGCCTCAACCCGATGATGACCGTGGGCAAAAGCGTTGCCGACCCGCTGCTGATCCACGGTCTGGCCACCGTCGCCGAGGCCGAAAAACAGGCCCACGCCATGCTGGCCCGGGTCAGCCTTACCCCTACCGCCGACTATTTCAATCGCTTCCCCGGCGATCTGTCGGGGGGACAGCAGCAGCGGGTGGCGATCGCCCGCGCCCTGATCACCCACCCCAAGCTGGTGATCTGCGATGAACCCGTCAGCATGCTCGACGCCACGGTACAAACCCAGGTGTTGGAGCTGATGATCGCCCTCAAGCAGGAGTTTGATCTCACCTACCTGTTTATCACCCACGACCTGTGGGTGGCGCGGTTTATGTGCGATCGCATTGCCGTCATGCAGCAGGGCAAAATTGTCGAGCTAGCCGCAACCAAAACCCTGTTTGAGTCGCCCCAGCACCCCTACACCCAAACCCTGCTGCGATCGGTGTCGGTACTGGCGAAGGGCACTTAG
- a CDS encoding glycosyltransferase, whose translation MAFSDYSEQKSKFHILTSTKFDFEHFVARVELGEGPRHTTWQLKEKLSAQIHQPDFADDSLVTGLDKLLSKLIGRPQQWSLARQVLAQTEPEDVVYCCGEDGGLPLALLAAFKKNRPRLVVNVMCPERWRPRLLLKWLQLHRVIYAFTVNTALKAQALQTMLNLPEESVFCLAEQTDKQFFCPEPGTFEKRRPLVASAGLEQRDYVTLANATQQLDVDVKICAVSPNATSKTRCRIPEQPPQNMEMRYFDWLELRDLYRSADIAVVSLINNTYSAGLTVLMEAMACRRPVIITKTTGLATEMAEKGLVWGVTHDSPEELKATIEYVLSHPEEANAKAAAAYDYFLENHTSEQHIEQISRLLQRVANRVTPDQPMVVRARPV comes from the coding sequence ATGGCATTCTCAGATTATTCAGAGCAAAAGTCCAAATTTCATATTTTAACCAGCACAAAATTTGACTTCGAGCACTTTGTTGCGCGCGTTGAGCTAGGTGAGGGGCCACGGCACACTACTTGGCAGCTAAAAGAAAAACTCAGTGCCCAGATTCACCAACCCGATTTTGCAGATGACAGTCTGGTCACAGGCCTTGACAAACTGCTCTCTAAGCTAATTGGCCGACCGCAGCAGTGGTCTCTAGCAAGACAGGTCTTAGCCCAGACCGAACCAGAGGATGTCGTCTACTGCTGCGGTGAAGATGGCGGTCTGCCCCTAGCCCTACTCGCCGCGTTCAAAAAAAATCGGCCCCGGCTAGTGGTAAACGTGATGTGTCCAGAGCGCTGGCGGCCTAGGCTGCTGCTCAAGTGGTTGCAGCTCCACCGAGTGATTTACGCGTTTACGGTCAACACCGCCCTAAAGGCTCAGGCCCTCCAGACCATGCTCAACCTGCCCGAGGAGAGCGTGTTCTGTTTGGCTGAGCAAACCGACAAACAATTCTTTTGCCCTGAGCCCGGCACCTTTGAAAAACGTCGCCCCCTGGTGGCCAGCGCCGGCCTAGAACAGCGCGACTACGTTACCCTGGCCAATGCCACCCAGCAGCTCGACGTCGATGTCAAAATCTGTGCCGTTTCGCCCAACGCTACCTCTAAAACGCGGTGCAGAATTCCTGAACAGCCGCCCCAGAATATGGAAATGCGCTACTTCGATTGGCTCGAGCTGCGCGACCTCTATCGCAGTGCCGACATTGCCGTGGTGAGCCTCATCAACAACACTTACTCCGCCGGACTGACCGTTTTGATGGAGGCTATGGCCTGTCGTAGACCGGTAATTATTACCAAAACCACTGGTCTGGCGACAGAAATGGCGGAGAAGGGCTTGGTTTGGGGGGTAACCCACGATTCTCCTGAGGAGCTGAAGGCCACTATTGAGTACGTCCTCAGTCACCCGGAGGAGGCCAATGCTAAGGCAGCGGCGGCGTACGACTATTTTCTAGAAAACCACACCAGCGAGCAGCACATCGAGCAGATCTCTCGCCTGCTGCAACGGGTCGCCAATCGGGTGACGCCAGACCAGCCCATGGTAGTGCGGGCAAGACCGGTCTAG
- a CDS encoding ABC-ATPase domain-containing protein, with protein MATSNDLYNQLQRLDGQSYGAYKSLKGAYDFSNFALHIDHVQGDPFAAPSRVRVVVPQTVAGFPQNLRELPCRAVALADFLTRQFYWATQRQERGAGSGKSGLIGIVRPSQAVLERSAARVSAEAVELRFTVGLPAFGRRIAGRQAADLLCQRLPQLVEETLLYEALDAQAIQRHVDAVEDAEVLRSQLSTLHLVAFVADGAILPRRSGVDERPLADQAIPFTSPESLRVTLHCPHAGAVTGMGIPAGITLIVGGGYHGKSTLLRAIEAGVYNHIPGDGREQVVSDPLAVKVRAEDGRSIAGVDISPFIGSLPQGKSTRNFSTPNASGSTSQAANIVEAMEAGATALLVDEDTSATNFMIRDRRMQALIAKDREPITPFIDKVRQLYTEYGISTVLVMGGSGDYFDVADTAIALDEFVPQDVTAQAKAIATQYKTERAPEGGQSFGRLTPRTIRPDSIDPSKGRHSVKLRARDVDQLQIGTEAIDLSAVEQLVESGQVRAIAEAIVYAQRYHLGRGKSMAEAIAAVITDVEQYGLDCLTDWPVGDLVSFRGLELAAAINRLRTLQIQ; from the coding sequence ATGGCAACGTCGAACGACCTCTACAACCAGCTTCAGCGCCTGGACGGGCAGAGCTATGGAGCCTACAAGTCGCTGAAGGGAGCCTACGACTTTAGCAATTTTGCCCTGCACATTGACCACGTGCAGGGAGACCCCTTTGCGGCCCCCAGTCGGGTGCGGGTGGTGGTGCCCCAGACGGTGGCGGGGTTTCCGCAGAATCTGCGGGAGCTGCCCTGTCGGGCCGTGGCCCTGGCAGACTTTTTGACCCGGCAATTTTATTGGGCCACCCAGCGGCAGGAGCGGGGGGCGGGCTCGGGCAAGAGCGGGCTGATCGGCATTGTGCGGCCCAGCCAGGCGGTGCTGGAGCGCAGTGCGGCTCGGGTCAGCGCTGAGGCGGTGGAGCTGCGGTTCACCGTGGGGCTGCCTGCCTTTGGGCGGCGGATTGCGGGACGACAGGCGGCGGATCTGCTGTGCCAGCGGCTGCCGCAGCTGGTGGAGGAGACACTGTTGTATGAGGCACTGGATGCCCAGGCGATTCAGCGCCACGTGGATGCAGTGGAGGATGCAGAGGTGCTGCGATCGCAGCTTTCCACCCTCCATCTCGTCGCTTTCGTTGCCGATGGGGCCATCCTGCCCCGGCGCAGCGGCGTGGACGAGCGCCCCCTGGCGGATCAGGCAATCCCTTTCACATCGCCTGAGTCGCTGCGGGTGACGCTGCACTGCCCCCACGCCGGAGCGGTGACGGGCATGGGCATTCCGGCGGGCATCACCCTGATTGTCGGCGGCGGCTACCACGGCAAATCGACCCTGCTGCGGGCGATCGAGGCGGGGGTATACAACCATATTCCGGGGGACGGGCGCGAGCAGGTGGTGAGCGACCCGCTGGCGGTGAAGGTGCGGGCCGAGGATGGCCGCAGTATTGCCGGAGTGGATATCTCGCCGTTTATTGGCAGTTTGCCCCAGGGCAAATCGACCCGTAATTTTTCCACGCCCAACGCCAGCGGCAGCACTTCCCAGGCGGCCAACATCGTCGAGGCGATGGAGGCGGGGGCGACGGCGCTGCTGGTGGATGAAGACACCTCGGCGACAAACTTTATGATCCGCGATCGCCGCATGCAGGCGCTGATCGCCAAAGACCGCGAGCCCATCACCCCCTTCATTGACAAGGTGCGCCAGCTCTACACCGAGTACGGCATCTCGACGGTGCTGGTGATGGGGGGCAGCGGCGACTACTTCGACGTGGCCGACACCGCGATCGCCCTGGATGAGTTTGTCCCCCAGGATGTGACCGCCCAGGCTAAGGCGATCGCAACGCAGTATAAGACCGAGCGCGCCCCTGAGGGCGGCCAGTCCTTTGGCCGCCTCACGCCCCGGACGATTCGGCCCGACAGCATTGACCCCAGCAAGGGCCGCCACAGCGTCAAACTCAGGGCGCGGGATGTCGATCAGCTCCAGATCGGCACCGAGGCCATCGACCTGTCGGCGGTGGAGCAGCTGGTGGAGTCGGGCCAGGTGCGGGCGATCGCCGAGGCGATCGTCTACGCCCAGCGCTACCACCTGGGCCGGGGCAAGTCTATGGCCGAGGCGATCGCCGCCGTTATCACCGATGTAGAGCAGTACGGGCTCGACTGCCTCACCGACTGGCCCGTAGGCGATCTGGTCAGCTTTCGCGGGCTAGAGCTGGCGGCGGCCATCAACCGATTGCGCACCCTACAGATTCAGTAG
- a CDS encoding zf-TFIIB domain-containing protein — protein sequence MYQCPKEGEIELQDGQLAPELAVKACPSCGGAWIPPENYADWQSSQIDPDEPIRVAVLPLSLSTPFQPAALDNRAALCPDCRSYLVRGRITLQQGSFYVERCPNCNGIWCDAGEWEMLHQLQLQTHIEYIFSADWQAQVRELEHTQRERQATVDKLGADIAQRVFELADILEQHPNGDFGVAYLMRRVDQ from the coding sequence TTGTATCAGTGCCCAAAGGAAGGGGAGATCGAACTGCAAGACGGTCAGCTCGCGCCGGAGCTGGCGGTCAAAGCCTGCCCCAGCTGTGGCGGCGCGTGGATTCCCCCCGAAAACTACGCCGACTGGCAAAGCTCGCAGATTGACCCTGACGAGCCCATTCGAGTGGCGGTGCTGCCCCTGTCGCTGAGCACCCCGTTTCAGCCCGCCGCCCTCGACAACCGGGCTGCCCTGTGCCCCGACTGCCGCAGCTACCTGGTGCGGGGGCGCATTACCCTTCAGCAGGGGTCGTTTTATGTGGAGCGCTGCCCCAACTGCAATGGCATCTGGTGCGACGCGGGCGAGTGGGAGATGCTGCACCAGCTCCAGTTGCAGACCCACATTGAGTACATTTTTTCCGCCGACTGGCAGGCTCAGGTGCGCGAGCTAGAGCACACCCAGCGCGAACGCCAGGCCACCGTTGACAAGCTGGGGGCCGACATTGCCCAGCGCGTGTTTGAGCTGGCTGACATTCTAGAGCAGCACCCCAACGGAGATTTTGGGGTGGCGTATTTGATGCGACGAGTTGATCAATAA
- the uraD gene encoding 2-oxo-4-hydroxy-4-carboxy-5-ureidoimidazoline decarboxylase: MPYTLDQINAMAEADFVAAIGPAFEATPSIAAQVWPQRPFSSVVDLHQRMVAIARALSPAEKLALIKAHPDLGARVAMAAASVSEQSQAGLTSLSPAEYSRIQSLNQQYRAKFGFPFILAVAGHSKTSVLEKFTDRLRNSTDVEMATALAEIEKIALSRLESWVLAA, encoded by the coding sequence ATGCCCTATACCCTAGACCAGATCAACGCCATGGCTGAGGCCGACTTCGTAGCGGCCATCGGCCCGGCCTTCGAAGCCACGCCCAGCATTGCCGCTCAGGTCTGGCCCCAGCGCCCCTTCAGCTCTGTGGTCGATCTGCACCAGCGCATGGTGGCGATCGCGCGCGCCCTGTCCCCCGCAGAAAAGCTGGCGCTGATCAAGGCCCACCCCGATCTCGGCGCTCGGGTGGCGATGGCCGCAGCCTCGGTGTCTGAGCAGAGTCAGGCCGGGCTGACTAGCCTGTCGCCAGCAGAGTATAGCCGCATTCAATCGCTCAATCAGCAGTACAGAGCTAAGTTTGGCTTTCCCTTCATCCTGGCGGTGGCCGGGCACAGCAAAACTTCAGTTCTAGAAAAATTTACCGACCGCCTACGCAATTCTACGGATGTAGAAATGGCCACCGCTCTGGCAGAAATTGAGAAAATTGCCCTATCTCGGCTTGAAAGCTGGGTTTTAGCGGCATAG